TGCCGTAAACGGTATGTCGGTTCCAATTACCGTATTGAACACAATGCCGTCCGTCACAGCATGCAACAATGGCGTGTAAGCCCCTGAAACAAGCATTACATGCATCCCATCGCTAAGATGCTGTCGGACCCTCGCTACAACTTCCTCATTTAAATCCTGTTGCATGATTATCTTCATTTCATCAAAATAACGCTCAAGCTCTGTTTTGGATAAAGTATGTAACGCATTTGCATAGATTTGCATCGAGCGCTCCCGCATTTTCGCTTCAGGAACGACTTTTACTTTGTACCCAATGTAAATGGGCAGGATTTCACGAAAAAAACTCTTATATTTGGTGCTGTAAGTCGGATGGTGCTTTAAATGATCCATTAACAATTGAAAAGTCTCTTTCGCATATAATGTCCCGTCGAAATCGAATATCGCAACTTTCATTGAATAGTTCCCCCTATTTGTTCAAAGCATTTAGTAATGATGATACAGCGTTTGAAATTAAAGGGCAATTTGTGGATAATTGATGGAGAGAGTGAGGAGACTGGACATGCATAAAAATCAAAGGAAGAGAAGAGAAGATTCCTTTCTATTTTCAGTGAAT
The genomic region above belongs to Sporosarcina sp. Marseille-Q4943 and contains:
- a CDS encoding HAD family phosphatase; this translates as MKVAIFDFDGTLYAKETFQLLMDHLKHHPTYSTKYKSFFREILPIYIGYKVKVVPEAKMRERSMQIYANALHTLSKTELERYFDEMKIIMQQDLNEEVVARVRQHLSDGMHVMLVSGAYTPLLHAVTDGIVFNTVIGTDIPFTADGTFDHHSEIYHIQGKRKTEMIMKALQGEQIDWEQSFAYGDSYSDLPVLELVGNPVAVKPEERLKRIALERNWTIL